From the Carassius carassius chromosome 45, fCarCar2.1, whole genome shotgun sequence genome, one window contains:
- the anxa3b gene encoding annexin A3b: MSSVWDDLDLLLDSPSSLTVNSTVRGTIKEKPSFNPAEDAAALRKAIEGIGTTEKTLIDILTQRSNAQRQLICKAYQDATGKALCDDLEGDTHGDFEDILVALITPPAKFDCQEFTRAIKGAGTDESVLIEIFASRSNHQIKAMCDAYLAETGRALIHDLKSEVSGDFEKTLLILAEGKRVESTNVDVAKAKEDAKILYEAGEKKWGTDESKFIDILCHRSVPQLRQTLVEYKSLSGKTLQESIEREMTGRLEDILVAIVKCVKSVPAYLAERLYKSMKGAGTTESTLTRIIVSRSEVDLQDIKAEYKKLFGTSLYSDIASETSGDFCQTLLKICGEDGK, encoded by the exons TTTGGATCTTCTCCTGGACTCCCCCTCCTCTTTGACTGTAAAT TCAACGGTACGTGGCACCATTAAGGAGAAGCCGAGCTTTAATCCAGCCGAGGATGCTGCCGCTTTAAGGAAAGCTATTGAAGGCATTG GCACTACTGAAAAGACTCTTATTGACATTCTAACTCAAAGAAGCAATGCCCAACGCCAACTCATCTGTAAAGCGTATCAGGACGCCACTGGGAAG GCTCTCTGTGATGACTTGGAAGGTGATACACATGGAGATTTTGAGGATATTTTGGTGGCCCTGATCACTCCTCCTGCTAAGTTTGACTGCCAAGAGTTCACACGGGCTATAAAA GGTGCTGGTACAGATGAAAGCGTTTTGATAGAAATTTTTGCATCACGCTCCAACCATCAAATCAAAGCTATGTGTGATGCATATTTGGCTG AAACCGGAAGAGCTCTAATTCACGACCTGAAATCTGAGGTGTCAGGGGACTTTGAAAAGACCTTGTTGATCCTCGCTGAG GGTAAGAGGGTTGAAAGTACAAACGTGGACGTGGCAAAAGCTAAAGAGGATGCCAAG ATCTTGTATGAGGCAGGAGAGAAAAAGTGGGGAACCGACGAGAGCAAGTTTATCGACATCCTCTGCCACAGGAGCGTTCCTCAGCTCAGACAAA CTCTGGTTGAGTATAAGAGTCTGAGTGGAAAGACCCTTCAGGAAAGCATTGAACGAGAGATGACTGGAAGACTGGAGGATATTCTGGTGGCTATAG TGAAATGTGTGAAGAGCGTCCCAGCATACCTTGCGGAGCGCCTGTATAAAAGCATGAAG GGTGCTGGTACCACTGAATCTACCTTAACTAGAATCATAGTGAGCCGTTCAGAGGTCGACCTGCAGGACATCAAGGCAGAATATAAGAAGCTCTTTGGCACTTCTTTATACTCTGACATTGCG TCTGAAACATCAGGGGATTTTTGTCAAACCCTGCTGAAGATCTGTGGTGAAGATGGCAAATGA